A window of Streptomyces sp. NBC_01689 genomic DNA:
CGGGGGCACGGACCCGTACGGGTCGTTCGTGGCGACGGTGCCGGCCGGCGAGTACCGGCTCGCGGTGTCGGCGGAGGGGTACCGGCCCTACCGTGCGAACGCCGTCGTCGGGGAGAACGTGCTGGCCTCCCTCGGTGATGTGACGCTGCAGGTCTCCGAGCCGCCCGCCCTGCCGAGGCCGGGTGACTGGGACATCGAGCCGACGCACTCGTCGATCGCGTTCACCGCGCGGCACATCGGGCTGGCCCGGATCCACGGACGGTTCAACACGTTCGCGGGGGCGATAAGGATCGCCGAGGACATGGAGCAGTCGGCGATGCACGTGGTGATCGACGCCGCGTCCATCGACACGAACGTCAGGATGCGCGACGACCATCTGCGGTCGGCGGACTTCCTGGACGTGGCGCGTTTTCCGGCGCTGGAGTTCTACAGCGAACGCTTCGTGCACCGGGGCGGCAACCGCTGGGGGGTGACCGGGGCGCTCTCGCTGCACGGGGTGACGCGCACGATCACGCTCGACACGGAGTACCTCGGACTCGGCAACGGGATGGATGACGAGGTGCGGGCGGCCTGCCGGGCCACGACCGAGCTGCACCGCGACGACTTCACCGTCAGCTGGCAGACGATGCTCGCGCGGGGCATCGCGGTGGTCGGGCCGAGCATCAGGATCGAGCTGGACGTGCAGATCGTCCAGAAGAGCTGACGGATGCGTGCGCCGACGGATGCGCCGACAGGTGCGTCGGCGGCTGTACCGGGCGGGTCCGGCGGGCGGCGCGACGCGGGGCGGCGGGCGGGAGCGGCGGCGGGCGGGACCCCGGCGTCGGTCCGGTCGGGCGTAGCGGAAAATGTCCCTCGTGAGTGACGTGAGACATGTGTTGGTGCTGCCGGACCGCGACGCGGCGGAAGAGGCCGCGGAGGCGGTCGGCGACCGGTTCGGGCTCGCGGAGGAGCCGCAGCTCGTCAGGGACGCGCTGGCCGGCGAGGACGACGCCGAGGACGCGCAGTGGCTGGTGGTCCTGACGGACACGGAGGAACGGCTCGACCCGAAGGAGCTGGACGACTTCGCGGCGGAGTGGGACGGCTGGCGCGAGGAGCCGTAGACCCTCGCCGGCACGGGCGGGGGGCCACGGTGCCGGGCGGGCCGCCGGTCGGACCGCCGGGCCGGGCCCGGAGCGCGCGGCGTGCGTTGTCGGTGGCGCGTGGGATGCTGTCGGGGATGGCCAAGAAGACCGCACAAGACGACCCTCTCGCCCCCGTCACGCTCGCCGTGGGCCAGGAGGATCTCCTGCTCGACCGTGCCGTGCGGGAGGTGGTGGCCGCCGCCAGGGCCGCCGACGCCGACACGGACGTCCGGGACCTCGCCCCGGACCAGCTGCAGCCCGGCACGCTGGCCGAGCTGACGAGCCCGTCGCTCTTCGCGGAGCGCAAGGTCGTGGTCGTACGCAACGCGCAGGACCTGTCCGCCGACACCATCAAGGACGTGAAGGCGTATCTGGGCGCGCCGGCCGAGGAGATCACCCTCGTGCTGCTGCACGCGGGCGCGGCCAAGGGCAAGGGGCTGCTCGACGCCGCGCGCAAGGCCGGGGCCCGTGAGGTGGCGTGTCCCAAGATGACGAAGCCGGCGGACCGGCTGGCGTTCGTGCGGGGCGAGTTCAGGACCCTGGGCAGGTCCGCGACACCGGAGGCCTGCCAGGCGCTCGTCGACTCCATCGGGAGCGATCTGAGGGAGCTGGCGTCCGCGGTCTCCCAGCTGACCGCCGATGTCGAGGGCACGATCGACGAGGCCGTCGTCGGCCGGTACTACACCGGGCGGGCCGAGGCGTCCAGCTTCACCGTGGCCGACCGGGCCGTGGAAGGACGGGCGGCCGAGGCGCTGGAGGCACTGCGCTGGTCCTTGTCGACCGGGGTCGCCCCGGTCCTGATCACCAGCGCGCTGGCGCAGGGCGTGCGGGCGATCGGCAAGCTGTCCTCCGCGCGCGGCGGTCGGCCGGCCGACCTCGCCCGGGAGCTGGGCATGCCGCCGTGGAAGATCGACCGGGTGCGCCAGCAGATGCGGGGATGGACGCCGGACGGCGTGGCCGTCGCACTGCGGGCGGTCGCGGAGGCGGACGCCGGGGTCAAGGGTGGCGGGGACGACCCCGAGTACGCGCTGGAGAAGGCGGTCGTGGCCATCGCCCGCGCGGCCCGCTCCCGACGGAGCTAGAGCCCGCGGTTCCGATACCGCGGTGGTACGGCAGGGGATCGTCTGCCGCTCGATGACACGGGCCGATGACCCGGCAGGACACCGCCGGTCGGCGCGCGTGCGCGACAGGCCGCCGCCCACGGTCAGGCGTCCGCCGCCCGGTGGTTCGCCGCGACGTCGCCCGCTCGTCGCGGGACGCCGACAAGGCGCCGCCCGATCACACGTCAGGACACCGCCCGTCGGCGCGAGTGCGCGGCAGGTCGCTGCCCAGGGCCAGGCGCCCACCACGACGCGCCCCGCCCATTGTCCGTCCGGCGCCACCCCCGGTGGTACGACAGCCAGCCGCCAGCCGCCAGCCGCCAGCCGCCAGCCGCCAGCCGCCCCGCCGCCCCTCACCTCGTCCGGAGGATGGCGGCGGGGTTTCCGGGAACGCGAAGGCCCCGCCCGGTCTCCTGGGGAAGGAGAGGGACGGGGCCTTCGGTTCAAGCCTGTGGATCCGTGCCCGCGTGGCGAACGCAGGCCGCGCACGGTTCCGGGGGTGCCGGTCAGGAGCGGATGAGAGGGCCCGCTTGGTCCCTTCCGGCGGTCAAGTCGAGGTGGACTCAGCCCTTGAGGGCAACGACCTTCGAAGCAAGCGCCGACTTCTTGTTGGCGGCCTGGTTCTTGTGGATGACGCCCTTCGAGACGGCCTTGTCGAGCTGGCGCGACGCGGCGCGCGTGTACTCGGTGGCCTTCTCGACGTCACCCGCGGCAGCAGCCTCGCGGGCCTTGCGGATCGCGGTCTTCAGAGAGGACTTGACGGCCTTGTTGCGCTGCCGGGCCTTCTCGTTGGTCTTGATCCGCTTGATCTGGGACTTGATGTTCGCCACGAATGAGCCTTTACAGGTTCAGGCGCGCGAGACAGCACGTCTCGCCCGCCGTTTGATTTCCTTGGGGTGTGCCTCGTGCAGAGAGGGCATGAGACACAGCCACCCAGGCTACCAGCCGCCGCCCGACCGGCCCAAACCGGTCGCAGCTCCCCACCCGTGGGACCATGGAGCCTACGTATCGATCCGACCCGAGGCGACAGGCGCCTCAAGAGACAGGACCCTGCGTGCCCGCGACCCCTAACAATGTGCCCGAGCCGAGCCGTACCGACCCGGCTCTGATCCGCAATTTCTGCATCATCGCGCACATCGACCACGGCAAGTCCACGCTCGCCGACCGCATGCTCCAGCTGACCGGGGTGGTCGAGCAGCGGCAGATGCGCGCTCAGTACCTCGACCGGATGGACATCGAGCGCGAGCGCGGCATCACGATCAAGTCCCAGGCGGTCCGGCTGCCCTGGGCACCGTCCGAGAACCCGGGCAAGACCCACATCCTCAACATGATCGACACGCCGGGGCACGTCGACTTCACGTACGAGGTGTCACGGTCGCTCGCGGCCTGCGAGGGCACGGTCCTGCTGGTCGACGCGGCTCAGGGCATCGAGGCGCAGACTCTCGCCAACCTCTACCTGGCGATGGAGAACGACCTCAAGATCATCCCCGTACTGAACAAGATCGACCTGCCGGCCGCGCAGCCGGAGAAGTTCTCCGAGGAGCTCGCGAACCTCATCGGGTGCGACCCCGGGGACGTGCTGAAGGTCTCCGCCAAGACCGGCCTGGGCGTCGAGGCGCTGCTCGACAAGGTCGTCGCGGAGATCCCCGCCCCGGTCGGCGTCCAGGACGCGCCCGCCCGCGCGATGATCTTCGACTCCGTGTACGACTCCTACCGCGGTGTCGTGACGTACGTCCGTGTCATCGACGGCCAGCTCAACAAGCGTGAGCGCATCCGGATGATGTCCACCGGCGCCACCCACGAGCTGCTGGAGATCGGCGTCTCGGCCCCCGAGATGAAGGCGGCCGACGGCCTCGGCGTCGGTGAGGTGGGCTACCTCATCACCGGCGTGAAGGACGTCCGCCAGTCCAAGGTCGGTGACACGATCACCACCCTGCACAAGGGCGCCACCGAGGCGCTCGGCGGGTACAAGGACCCCCGGCCCATGGTCTTCTCGGGCCTGTATCCGCTGGACGGCTCCGACTACCCCGAGCTGCGCGACGCCCTGGACAAGCTCCAGCTCAACGACGCGGCGCTGGTGTACGAGCCGGAGACCTCCGCGGCGCTGGGCTTCGGCTTCCGTGTCGGCTTCCTCGGACTGCTGCACCTCGACGTGATCCGCGAGCGGCTGGAGCGCGAGTTCGGGCTCGACCTGATCGCGACCGCCCCGAACGTGGTCTACCGCGTCGAGATGGAGGACCGCAGCGAGCACACGGTCACCAACCCGAGCGAGTTCCCCGAGGGCAAGATCGACAAGGTGTACGAGCCGGTCGTCCGGGCGACCATCCTCGCCCCCTCGGAGTTCATCGGCGCGATCATGGAGCTGTGCCAGACCCGGCGCGGCACCCTGCTCGGCATGGACTACCTCTCCGAGGACCGGGTCGAGA
This region includes:
- a CDS encoding YceI family protein; protein product: MIGRWWRNRTDRAQRTGPLAAVRVPPSAGVLSCRVLDPVSEPVPHAEFTVSDATGRQVMGGGTDPYGSFVATVPAGEYRLAVSAEGYRPYRANAVVGENVLASLGDVTLQVSEPPALPRPGDWDIEPTHSSIAFTARHIGLARIHGRFNTFAGAIRIAEDMEQSAMHVVIDAASIDTNVRMRDDHLRSADFLDVARFPALEFYSERFVHRGGNRWGVTGALSLHGVTRTITLDTEYLGLGNGMDDEVRAACRATTELHRDDFTVSWQTMLARGIAVVGPSIRIELDVQIVQKS
- the rpsT gene encoding 30S ribosomal protein S20; amino-acid sequence: MANIKSQIKRIKTNEKARQRNKAVKSSLKTAIRKAREAAAAGDVEKATEYTRAASRQLDKAVSKGVIHKNQAANKKSALASKVVALKG
- the holA gene encoding DNA polymerase III subunit delta, producing the protein MAKKTAQDDPLAPVTLAVGQEDLLLDRAVREVVAAARAADADTDVRDLAPDQLQPGTLAELTSPSLFAERKVVVVRNAQDLSADTIKDVKAYLGAPAEEITLVLLHAGAAKGKGLLDAARKAGAREVACPKMTKPADRLAFVRGEFRTLGRSATPEACQALVDSIGSDLRELASAVSQLTADVEGTIDEAVVGRYYTGRAEASSFTVADRAVEGRAAEALEALRWSLSTGVAPVLITSALAQGVRAIGKLSSARGGRPADLARELGMPPWKIDRVRQQMRGWTPDGVAVALRAVAEADAGVKGGGDDPEYALEKAVVAIARAARSRRS
- the lepA gene encoding translation elongation factor 4, whose translation is MPATPNNVPEPSRTDPALIRNFCIIAHIDHGKSTLADRMLQLTGVVEQRQMRAQYLDRMDIERERGITIKSQAVRLPWAPSENPGKTHILNMIDTPGHVDFTYEVSRSLAACEGTVLLVDAAQGIEAQTLANLYLAMENDLKIIPVLNKIDLPAAQPEKFSEELANLIGCDPGDVLKVSAKTGLGVEALLDKVVAEIPAPVGVQDAPARAMIFDSVYDSYRGVVTYVRVIDGQLNKRERIRMMSTGATHELLEIGVSAPEMKAADGLGVGEVGYLITGVKDVRQSKVGDTITTLHKGATEALGGYKDPRPMVFSGLYPLDGSDYPELRDALDKLQLNDAALVYEPETSAALGFGFRVGFLGLLHLDVIRERLEREFGLDLIATAPNVVYRVEMEDRSEHTVTNPSEFPEGKIDKVYEPVVRATILAPSEFIGAIMELCQTRRGTLLGMDYLSEDRVEIRYTLPLAEIVFDFFDQLKSKTRGYASLDYEPTGEQASSLVKVDILLHGDKVDAFSAVTHKDAAYAYGVRLVAKLRELIPRQAFEVPIQAAIGSRVIARETIRAIRKDVLAKCYGGDISRKRKLLEKQKEGKKRMKMVGSVEVPQEAFIAVLSSDDSAGGGKGKK